From the Clupea harengus unplaced genomic scaffold, Ch_v2.0.2, whole genome shotgun sequence genome, the window CTGCCAATTCGCGACGTTCGTCGGAGTGTTCACCGTGTTATACGGAGCAGCGCAGGGATGGCGAAGCTTGTTCTACCTTCACAGTAGACATGATGAGTATGTATTGCAGGATAATGATACGCAGTTAAGATGATAGCGATGGTGCTCGGTAACGCAGTGATTAATTCATTGATGGTGACTTTTAATTTGTATAATCTGATGTTATGATTGAGTTGCATTGCATATTTGCTATTCAATATAAGGCACCTTAGGCCTACTATATCTGAGCGTTCATTGGAACTTTTTTGCCTTCTATTTCAGTACCCTTCTCTCAGCTTTCCTCACCCTTCtcctgagtctgtgtctgttttttctgtCTGGTGGGGCaagtgtcactctctctctgggacTTGTGTCCTGGTGTGATGTCGTGACACAACACAACTCCCGACCATACAGGTAAGATAAAACTGTATGAGTGGAGTGAGTAGTGAGAAGCACTTGGTTGGTAGTAAATGTATATTCTATGTGTACTGTAAAATGTCAGTTAATAAAATATCTGTAATATAATGTCAAATGAAAAAGTACTTGCATTACATCATTCTTCTGTATCTTACTAATGTAATTGCATGGCTATTCTGATTCTACCCAGCTGTGCAGAATCACAGTCCATACCTCTATACCTGGATGTTGAGACCTCATCATTTTACTCAGAGTTAAGCtgtgcacaggtgtgtataATTAAACTCCTAACTGACTTTGCATATATTT encodes:
- the zgc:153018 gene encoding transmembrane protein 179-like; translation: MQLDRRLLLAHCAAHTLSVLAGLLVVIPLALNGSAFKGRCALFSQGFWRTENQTLTTGESNEVSHLVIQQWGPPAACQFATFVGVFTVLYGAAQGWRSLFYLHSRHDDTLLSAFLTLLLSLCLFFLSGGASVTLSLGLVSWCDVVTQHNSRPYSCAESQSIPLYLDVETSSFYSELSCAQVCIIKLLTDFAYISVSHSLTHSIIKYILCNRWIS